Proteins encoded by one window of Cannabis sativa cultivar Pink pepper isolate KNU-18-1 chromosome 4, ASM2916894v1, whole genome shotgun sequence:
- the LOC115707522 gene encoding GSH-induced LITAF domain protein, with protein sequence MKVTEMSKTDEPVVGVPYYAHQNPYQAGMIPPNAVFGDPKGVPIQQTIYRDTPAPFNCLYCGNSGLTTVRSKLSLAAIIGCMMPMMLGICFLCPSMDCLWHKYHFCPSCKEKVADYEKLDVCAVMDPPHWTQESFALPAV encoded by the exons ATGAAAGTGACGGAGATGTCGAAAACCGACGAACCAGTCGTCGGAGTTCCATACTATGCACATCAGAATCCCTATCAAGCTGGAATGATCCCCCCAAACGCCGTCTTTGGGGACCCTAAGGGTGTTCCGATTCAGCAGACCATTTACCGGGACACTCCCGCCCCTTTCAACTGCCTCTACTGTGGTAATTCTGGTCTCACAACCGTCAG ATCAAAGTTAAGTCTGGCAGCTATTATTGGCTGTATGATGCCAATGATGCTTGGAATTTGCTTTCTTTGCCCGTCAATGGATTGTCTATGGCACAAATATCATTTTTGCCCGAGCTGCAAAGAGAAG GTTGCCGACTACGAGAAATTGGACGTCTGTGCTGTGATGGATCCTCCTCACTGGACGCAGGAAAGCTTTGCTCTGCCTGCAGTTTAA